From Paenibacillus graminis:
AGACTTGAAACTACGTTTCACGCCGACTACACCTCCAAAGACTATCTGGTTTCGCGATGAGGAGTTTGCTCGTTACAGAACTTGCAAAATTTCTTCATCTCCAAGCGGTCGGGGTGATTTCGCTTGTTTTTGGTTGTCGCATAGTTTCTTTGTTTGCAACTTGTACAAGCCAAAGTGATAATTACCCGCATGATGTGCACCTCCCGAAGACGTCCTTCTAATCTTAAAATTAGAAGACGCAAATATTGATCCTAAAAAAAGCCGCGAATTTAGGCCTACCTAAAACACTTTAGCATAATGTCAACTGCTGTGTCAACGAAAGAATTCCCCATCGCATTGGGTAATTTCGGGTGCTGTAGCCTAGCAGAGCGTGTTGTCTTTGGTCTTAATTTTTCACATCAATTGCTGTCTAGTAAGACCAGAATCCATAATTGCATGAACCCTTTTCAGATCCTCAAGGAGAATCTTCCGGTATAGTCTGCTGAAACGAAAGTTTTCCTTGGTTGTGCTGCGTTCGGCATGACTTATCCATCTCTACTTAACATTATGGAGCATTTGCACTGTGTGTAAACCTGCTGTCAACGGGACAACCTGCAATTCTCTTGTCAATTCAGTTGAAAAAGGCGCAAAACACTAAAAAAGACTCGAGTCCCGAGCCTTTCCTGTACATTATATCATCAATTGTCACGCACTTCCAGATATCTTTCCAATTTACGTTTCACTCGCTGCAAGGCGTTGTCAATCGATTTCACATGCCGCTTCAAATCCTCTGCAATCTCCTGATAGGACCGTCCATCCAGATAGAGCATCAGAACCTTACGTTCCAGATCACTCAGAATTTCCGCCATCTTATCTTCCAGACCGATGAACTCCTCCTGGTTGATAATGAGCTCTTCGGGATCCAGCACCTGGGTTCCGCAAATGACATCCATCAGGGTCCGGTCGGAATCCTCATCATAGATCGGCTTGTCCAAAGAAACATAGGAATTCAGCGGAATATGCTTCTGCCGGGTAGCCGTCTTAATGGCAGTTATAATCTGTCGGGTAATACAGAGTTCCGCAAAAGCCTTGAATGAAGAAAGCTTGTCGCCCTTAAAGTCACGAATTGCCTTATATAGGCCAATCATGCCTTCCTGGACAATATCTTCACGGTCTGCCCCAATCAAAAAATATGAACGGGCCTTGGCTCGGACAAAATTACGGTACTTGTTAATCAGATGCTCCAATGCGCCACTATCGCCACCACGGAAGATCTCGACAATTTCTTCATCACTTATGAAATCATACTCGGACAGCATTATTTCCTTGAGGTCGACACTCACCAAGAATCCCCCCGGCTGCAACGCAAGACACATCGTTACTTCGCGAAATATAGGATCAGTATATATTATGTTACCTTACAACGTCAACCGCAGATTGACCAAAAACAATCTTCAATAGCATTTTATGGCATTTTAACCGAAAACGCTTCATTCTTGAGCCTTTTTACTGACGCCGCCAGTCTTCTAGACGTCTGCGGGTCTCTGGCGGCAGTTTGTCTTCCAGCGAATGCCTTGTGGAGCTGATGTTTCCGGGCTCGATCACCTTTTTGACCTGCTTCTGACTCTCTTCGATTTCAAGCCGCAGCTCCCTGGCCGACAGCCGCAATGCTCCTTGAGCAAAGATGACATGCTGCTCTACAAAATCACTGGTGGCCACGTAAATCTGCCGTCTGCGGTGACTGAACTCACCAACCAGCCGCTCAATGCATTCATCCGCCGTTTCTTTTTCCTTGGTGAAAAACACCTGCACTTTCCCCTGCACAAAAGACCTGCCCAGGCCCGGCACACGGTAAGCATCGAATACGGCAATGACGCGCAGCCCGGAAAACGCCTGATAATCTGCCAGCATATCCAGCAGCCTGTCCCGCGCTCCCTGCATTCCTGAGAGTGACAATTCGGCAAGATCGGGCCAGCCGCCAATCATGTTGTATCCATCCACAAGCAGAATATCGCGCCAGTCGGCCATAACTATCCTTGCTGATGCCGGCGGCGCAGCACCTCGTACATGATGACGCCCGCAGCGACCGAAGCATTTAACGAATTGATTTTACCGGCCATAGGCAGCTTCAGCAGAACATCGCATTTCTCCCGGATCAGACGGCCCATCCCTTTATTCTCGTTCCCGATTACCACCGCTACCGGACCTGTAAATATATCCGATGCATACAGATTCTGATCGGTATCCACGTCGGTTCCTACTACCCAGACTCCCAGCTCTTTGAGGCGGTCAATGGTCTGCCCAAGGTTGGTTACACGTGCGACGGGCACATATTCAACAGCTCCTGCAGAGGTTTTGGACACAGTTGCTGTAATCTGCGCTGACCGTCTCTTTGGAACAATAACTCCATGCACACCCGTGCAATCGGCGGTCCGCAGAATAGAACCCAGGTTATGGGGGTCTTCAATTTCGTCCAGCAAAAGCAGAAAAGGAGGTTCTCCCTTGGCTTCTGCCGCTGCCAGAATATCCGCAACCTCTGCATACGCAAAAGGTGCAGCCTGTGCAACTACCCCTTGATGCTGTACTCCGGGTGCAAGCTGGTCCAGCTTTCTTTTGTCCACATGCTGAATCACAATTCCCGCTTTGCGCGCTTCGGCAATAATGGGTGCGGTCAGATGCTTTTGCGCCGTTTCGGCGATCCAAATCTTATTGAGTGTACGGCCGGCACGAAGCGCTTCAAGCACTGAATGCTTGCCGGCCAATACTTCCTCTTCTGTTTTCAATTCTTCCATGTTCATGCCTCCTGTTCTCAAAAATATATACGGGTGCAGCCTTACTTAGGCCGATTCATCATGAATTGTATGCTGCTGTCAACAAGCTCCCGGATTCTGGCCTGCTGGCCTGTGTAATACAAATGACCGATCAGGCATTCAAAAGCAGTAGCATGCCGGTACTCCAGCACATCCGCATTCTTGGGAATGGTTCCCGATTTGGCATTTCTTCCTTGCCGGGCGACATCCTTCTCCTCATCGGTAAGCTTTGGCTCCAGATAGGCCAGGATCGTGCTTTGCGCTTTGGCCGAGACCAGCCCTGTCGCTGTTCGGTGCAAATGATTCGGGCGGAGATTCGGCAGCGAGATTAAATACTGGCGTACCGCCACTTCATAGATAGCATCTCCGGCATATGCCAATACGAGCGGAGAGAGCAGCCGGGCCGGCTTGGAGGGCTCATAGGGAAACCAGGCACTCTCCAGATTAAACGGCCCGCTCATTTCCGCCGCCACCGCATTCCTTGCGGAGTATCTTCAAGCAGAATACCCATAGCATTCAGCTGATCGCGGATCTCATCGGAGCGTCCCCAGTTTTTATTCTTGCGCGCTTCGGCCCGTTCAGCGATCAGCCTCTCCACTTCCTCGCCGGCAACCTCTTCCTCTGTCTCCGTGGTCAGGCGCAGCACTGCGTTCATCTCGGCAAAAGCCTGCAGCAGTGCCGAGAAATTTGCGGGCAGTGCTTCTGGATTCGCAAGTGTATTATTCGCAAGGCTTACCCAGTCAAACATGGCCGTAATAGCATCCGGAGTGTTGAAGTCATCCTGCATTTTGGCATGGAAGTTGGCTACAATTGCGGCCAAACGCTCCGTGATCTGTCCGCTCGCCTGGCCTGTGGCCCCTTGTGGATCAAGCTCAAGACGGTGCTTAACATTGCGCTCCGCGAGTGCGATGCGCTCCGCGCTTTTTTCTGCGGACAGCATGGATTCTTCAGTGAAATTCAGCGGATTGCGGTAGTGGGTGGAGAGCATAAAATAACGGATGGCCCCCGCTTTGAAGCGCTGGCGGATATCTTTCACCAGCAGACCGTTGCCGAGCGATTTCGACATTTTTTCGTCACCGATATTAATGAACCCGTTATGCATCCAGTAGTTGGAGAGCGGTTTGCCGGTCAATGCTTCCGTCTGGGCGCATTCGCATTCATGGTGCGGGAACTGCAGATCCTGTCCGCCGCCATGAATATCAATAGTATCGCCAAGAAATTCACGGGCCATGGCCGAGCACTCAATATGCCAGCCGGGACGGCCTTCTCCCCATGGGCTGTGCCAGTGGACTTCTCCAGGCTTAGCTGCCTTCCAGAGGACAAAATCCTCGGGTTTTTCTTTGCGTGAATCCACTTCCACCCGGATGCCGAACTGCAGCTCATCCAGATTCTGGCGGGACAGCTTACCATAATCGGCAAATTTGGCTGTGCGGTAGTAGACGTCACCGCCATTCTCATAGGCATAGCCTTTATCTTCAAGCTCCTTGATGAATTCAATAATCAGCTCCATGCTCTGAGTAACACGCGGGTTCATCGTCGCTGATTTTACGCCAAGCCCCGCAAGATCTTCCTGATAGGCAGCGATAAAAATCTCCGCAACCTCAGCTACTGTAGTCTTCATCTCCTCGGCCTTGCGGATCAGCTTGTCATCCACATCCGTGAAGTTGGTCACATAATTCACTTCGTTCCCTATTTGCTCCAGGTAATTCCGGACCATGTCAAAAACAATCACGGGTCGGGCATTTCCGATATGCATGTAGCCATATACGGTGGGTCCGCATACGTACATCTTCACCTTCCCTGATTCCTGCGGAACAAATGTTTCCTTGCTGCGTGTCATTGTGTTATAGATCTGCAAAGCCATCTTGATTCCAACCCTTTCTGCGTGCTCCCGGTTTCTCCTGAAGAATCCCGGTATGCTTAAATTTCGTAATCACCGATATACTGCTGGCTTTCCAGCCGGCGCTGCTCTTTTTTTTGCTTGTCTTCCGTACCGAGCTGCTCCCTGATCTCCTCGATCTCTTTTTGCAGGAAACGGAGGGAATCGACAAGCGGGTCCGGCATCTTGGTATGGTCGAGCCTGTCGGATACCCGTTCCCCATTGCGCTTGACCACCCGTCCGGGGTTGCCTACCACCGTACTATTGCTTGGCACCTCACGGAGAACAACCGCGTTGGAACCGATATTGCAATTATCGCCGATCTGGAACGATCCCAGTACTTTTGCACCGGAGCCAATGACAACGTTGTTGCCTACGGTCGGATGACGTTTTCCTTTTTCTTTCCCTGTTCCCCCTAGCGTAACTCCCTGATAGATAATCACATCATCACCGATTTCACAGGTCTCTCCGATTACAATACCCATTCCATGGTCAATGAACAGGCGGCTGCCGATCGTTGCCCCCGGATGAATTTCAACACCAGTCATGAATCTGCTGACCTGGGAAACGATACGCGCAAGTGTAAACCATCGCCGCTTATAAAAAGAGTGGGCTATCCGGTGTGCCCAAATCGCATGAAGTCCGGCGTAAGTGAAGACAACCTCAAACCAGCTGCGGGCTGCAGGATCGTTGTCGAATACTGCCCGAATGTCCGACTTGATATGCTTAAACATCACGGTTCCCCTCTTCTTTGGCTTCCCGCCTCCTGTTTACAGGTACGCAAGGAAGGTATTGTCTGCAGCCTGCATTCTCTCTGTGTGTATGCTGTGGGCTTTGGCTTTCATGTACAACTCTCCCCATATTTCAACAAAAAACGCCTCTGCAGCATAAAGCTGCAGAGGCGTTTAACCGCGGTTCCACTCTGCTTGGACATGGTCTATTGTACTGGCCGGCATTTCCGGCCAGTAAGCGCCCTGTGTCCCTCTTGGCGTCTGTAACGGCAACGTTCCCGGCACGGTCTAACATTCCAGGCAGGAACGCTCAACCGTGCAGCTCACAGGCGCATGTTCTGCGGCAGACAAATGAATAACTTCCAGCCTGCAAAGGAGATTCCTTAGCGGTTATTCTCTCTGGCAATTGTCTTTGTACGCGTACTTTTCCTGATCCCAGCTATTATTATTATTCTTCTATCTTAGCTAAAAGACAACGGACTGACAAGGGGTTCTCCGCTTTGTTGTCCCCGCTTAAGCCCCTTTGATCTGCGATTTCAGGCGTTCAATGACCCGGCTTCGGCCAAGCAGCACTATGGTAGCGTTCAAATCACGGCCATGCGTTTGTCCGGTTAAAGCGACACGAATCGGCATAAACAGCGCTTTGCCCTTATGCCCGGTCTCTTTTTGTACTTCCTTGATCAGAACGGCCATGTTGCCGGCAGTAAAATCATCAGTGGCTTCCACTTTGGCCAGGAAAGCGGACAGGACCTCAGGAACCTGGCCTTCGGCCAGAATCTGGGCAGCTTCCGTTTCAAGCTCTACATGGCTGCGGAAAAACAGCTCTGACAGCTCTACGATATTCGATGCCGAAGTCATTTGTTCCTGATACAGCGCAACCAGACTTTCCGCCCAAGCCTGCTGTTCCGCACCCAGCGATTCCGGCAATCTTCCGGCTTTTTGCAGATGGGGAATGGCCAAAGCCGCGATCCGCTTCGGATCGGCATGTTTGATATAGTGGTTGTTCAAATGCGCAAGCTTATTCGTATCAAATACAGCCGGACTCTTGGAGAGACGGTTTGCGGTGAAGATGGAAATCAGCTCTTCCTTGCTGAAAATCTCCTCCTCGCCTTCCGGCGACCAGCCCAGCAGCGCAATGAAGTTGAACAGTGCTTCCGGCAAATAGCCGAGCTGATCATACTGCTCGATGAACTGAATAATGGATTCGTTGCGTTTGCTCAGCTTCTTGTGGTCATCCCCGACAATCAGTGTCATATGGCCAAACAGCGGCGCTTCCCAGCCAAGGGCTTCATAAATCATCAACTGGCGGGGGGTATTGGAGATGTGGTCTTCTCCGCGCAGGACATGGCTAATTTCCATCAGATGGTCATCCACTGCCACAGCGAAATTATAGGTTGGTATTCCATCCTTCTTCACAATGACAAAGTCGCCCATTTCTTTGCTATTAAAGGAAATACTGCCCTTTACGATATCATCAAAGGTATAAGTGCGGTCCTCCGGCACACGGAAACGGATGCTTGCAATACGTCCTTCCGCTTCATACGCCTTCTGCTGCTCCCCGGTCAGATTCCGGTGCTTGCCGGAATAACGCGGAGTCTCGCCGCGCGCAGCCTGCTCTTCACGTTCCGCTTCCAGCTCTTCTTCGGTGCAGTAGCAGCGGTATGCAAGACCGCGGTCAAGCAGATCCTGCCAGTATACGCGGTACAGATCCAAACGCTCAGTCTGGCGGTAAGGCCCGTATTCGCCGCCGACATCCACGCTTTCATCCCAATCCATTCCCAGCCACTTCAAGTATTTGAGCTGGCTTTCTTCTCCCTCAGCTATGTTACGCTTTACGTCCGTATCTTCGATCCGGATAATAAATTTGCCGCCCAGATTACGGGCGAACAGATAATTGAACAATGCCGTTCTGGCATTTCCGATATGTAAATGTCCCGTAGGGCTTGGTGCGTAACGCACCCGGACTTGATCTGCCATGTCAATCCCTCCGCTTCATAATGGTTAAAATTAGGCAACGTGCAGCCATCTCAAGATGATATCACATCTTGGAGCAGACAGACAATAGATTGTGCCGCAATTCCTTCTCCTCGTCCGGTGAAGCCAAGCTGTTCAGTGGTGGTTGCTTTTACGTTCACCTTCGATGTCTCGGCACCCAGTACATTCGCGATAATCTCGGTCATTTGCGGGATATAAGGTGCCATCTTCGGTTTCTGGGCTATAATCGTGGAGTCGATATTTCCGAGCCTGTAGCCGCGCTTACGGGCAAGTGCCCACACCTGCTCCAGCAGCTTCAGACTGTCCGCATCCTTAAAGGCCGGGTCGGTATCGGGAAAATGCCTGCCGATATCGCCAAGCCCCAGCGCGCCCAGAATGGCATCGCTCACCGCGTGCAGCAGCACATCGGCATCGGAATGTCCAAGCAATCCTTTTTCATAGGGAATGGTGACACCGCCAATAATGCATGGCCTTCCTTCCACCAACTGGTGTACATCGAAACCTTGTCCTACAGCAATCATGTTTGTACCTCTCCCCTGCTTCTTTGTGTAAATTCTGCGAAATCAAGATCCTCCGGTGTGGTGATCTTAATGTTGGCGTAACTCCCCTCCACAACAGCAACCGGAATACCGCTGCGCTCCGCGAGACTGGAATCATCGGTGCCGAGAAATCCGTCACGCTCTGCCGACTCATACGCCACAAGCAGTTCGGACAGACGAAAAGTCTGCGGGGTCTGAATCGCCCACAGACTTCGCCGATCCGGGGTGGACAGCACTTTGCCTGCCTCGTCCACCTGTTTGATCGTATCTTTTACCGGTACAGCAAGCACTGAGGCACCAATCTCCTTGGCATGCTCGTAGCAGGCTGTGATTTCGTCGATCTGCACAAACGGACGGACCCCATCATGCACCATTACCCAGGTTGTCTTAAGGTGTCTCAGCCCCACATGCACAGAATGTTGGCGTTCGGAGCCCCCGGTTACTACAGATATCACTTTGTTGAGTCTGTAGGTCTTAACCCATTCCCGGCAGCGGTCCACATCTTCTTTACCCGTAACCAGTACAATCTCAGAGATCAGCGGATGCCGCTGAAATACCTCCAGGGTATGCACGATAATAGGTTTCCCCTGCAGCAGCAAGTACTGCTTGCTCTCCACAGTCCCCATTCTTGTTCCTCTGCCTGCCGCCACGATCACGGCGCCTACACTGTTTGACATTCTGCCCTTCTCCTGTCTGCACGTATACCCCCATCATAACGTGTTTGACGGTCATTTCCAACCCGCTGGAGCAGCTTTCGCAGTCCTGTAACCGTTTATTGCGCTTTTTCCATCAGTTTTGGCTTGGCAAAGATCATGCGTCCCGCTGAAGTTTGCAGCACGCTGGTTACCAGAACTTCCATAGTTGTACCGATATATTCACGTCCGCCCTCAACCACAATCATGGTTCCGTCATCCAAATAAGCAACGCCTTGCCCATGCTCCTTGCCGTCTTTGATCACTTGCACGATAATCTCTTCACCAGGGAGAACCACCGGCTTCACCGCATTGGCCAGATCATTAATATTAAGAACGGACACTCCCTGGAGTTCACATACTTTATTCAGGTTAAAATCATTGGTTACCACCTTGCCGCGCAGCACTTTTGCCAGCTTGACCAGCTTGCTGTCCACTTCGGAGATTTCTTCAAAATCACCTTCGTAGATCAGGACTTTCACATCCAGCTCTTTTTGAATTTTATTCAGGATATCCAGCCCGCGCCGTCCGCGGTTGCGTTTCAGCAGATCCGAAGAATCGGCAATATGCTGCAGCTCCTCCAGAACGAATTCCGGAATCACGATGGTCCCCTCAATAAATCCTGTTTTGCAGATATCGGCAATCCGTCCGTCAATAATGACGCTTGTATCCAGAATTTTATGTTCCTCCAACCCGCGGCCTTCCGGCTCCGGTGCTTGTCCCCAGCGGCCGGTTGTCCACAGCGAAGCCAGCTCATCTTTCTTTTCCAGCCCAATCCGCAGCCCCACATACCCGAACGTAAGCGTAGCAGCCACCTGAAGCAGTTCTCCTGCCTTTCCAAGCCAGGCCATTGCAGGATACAACAGCAGAGATAACAGAAGCCCTCCCGTAAGCCCAGCAGCACCTGCAGCCAATTCATTCATCGGTATGTGCGAATAATACTGCACCGTTTCCCGCAGTTTCGAACCTCCCCATTCCGCACATAAAGTCCCCGCAAACAAAAAAATAATGGCACCCAGCACCGCAAACAAAAGACTGCCCTGCACGGGCAAGCTGTCTCCCAGTTTATCCATTCCTGCCGGGAATCCTCTTTCTGCCGCATGGTATAGCGTATACCCTGACCAAGCTCCGCATAATGCGGCAAGCATTAAAGTTAATTTTTTCCACATAACCTTAGGCACCTCCTTTTATTCATCCAAAATGATCTGTTCCTCACCAGTATGTTCCAATTTTTGGGACGATAATCCGTGAGCCTGTTATTTTTTCTGACAAGGGACTTCAACTGCAGCAAAAAGATAACCGGAAACTTCTATTATTGGTTGAAAACAGGGGAGGGCCTGACATATAATGAACTCAATTACGAACCCAGGGGTGAATGGAAAATGAGCGCACCAAGTTTACAGGCCTTCCAGGATCAAGTCTCCGAACTGCTGCTCCGTCACCGTAGTCTTCTGGATGTAATGTCCAAAAACGGGCAGAGCAGCGCTTCCGTCAATCGTGCAGTCGTCAAAGCCATTACCGAATGCGGCTGTATCCAGCTGCACGCCAAGAAGCAGGTATTTGAACCCGGTTTGGGGCTTGAACAAGCCAAGGAGCTTGCAGGCACTCATCTTCAAGGGGAACTGTGCGAGAACTGCCGTGAGGTGGTGGCCTCGGAGCTGGGGCGTGAGCTGTTCTATATGTCTGCTCTCTGCAATTTGCTTGATATTAATATGGACGAGGTTGTAGAAAAGGAATCGCAAAAATGCGCCACACTCGGTCTGTTTAATTTCTCCTGACCTGCCTGATGCGCTCTTTTCCTCCGCTTAATTCAAAAAGGCTTCGCCATCCACTGATTCCCAGGGAACGGCAAAGCCTTTTTGTGTTGGCATATTTGTAAAACCCTAATAATAACTGTGAGCCTCTCTGCCTTGCAGCAGCGGATTATCCATTTTTGGATTGATATACTTTATCTTCTGCGCGGCGTCTGCGGCGGTGGCGGCGGCGAGCCGTCAACCGGTCGATATTTTGCTTAAATCCATACAGCGCATATAACGCAAGCAGTACAAAAATCACCTTGGAGATTTGCTCCGGAAAAATCACGGCAACCGCAACCGCGATCACAATAACTACAGGGGAGCCTACCACTGCCTTTTTGGGCAAGCCAACCTTTTTGAAATTCGGATATTTAACCGTGCTGACCATGAGATAGGACAACAACAGCGTAGCCACAATCATAAATGGAGCCGATACATCTTTATGAAAGAGCGCCAGTGTAGCCAGCACCCCGCCCGCAGCCGGAATCGGAAGCCCTACAAAATATCCCGGAATGCCGGGGCGGACATTGAAACGGGCCAAACGCAGCGCACCGAATACCGGAAAAATTGCCGTTACGGTCCAGCCTAATGCAGAATTCAAATCCTGCAAGCTTGTAATATACATGATTAGAGCCGGCGCTACTCCAAACGAAACGACATCGGATAAAGAGTCCAGCTCCTTGCCAAATTCACTTTCGCATTTCAGCGCACGCGCAACACGACCGTCCAGCCCGTCTAACAGCATAGCGATAATCACCATGATAGCGGCCATGCTCAGTTTACCGTCAAACGCCATCATGATACCAAACATTCCAAGCATTAGGTTACCAATGGTAAATAAACTCGGAATTGATTTTTGTATCATTTCTTCACCTCTGTTTTCTTACTTTGAGCCATAAAGTTTTCAATATTACGTGATTGTATGTTATTTACATTTGCCTGTCAATAAGAACTTGCTTCTGCAGCCGTTTCAGTCCGTCCTGAATATTGCGGGCACGCACTTCTCCGATGCCGTCCACCTCATCCAATTCGGCGATGCTGGCCGTCATCAGGTTGGGCAGCATTTCAAACCGTTCAACTAGATTGTGGATGATCACATTCGGCAGCCGCGGAATTTTGTTCAGCAGGCGATATCCGCGCGGCGTCACCACTTCCTCTGAAGAAATCGCCGTAGAAGAATAGCCAAGCAAACGGGCAATATGATTGTCGTCCATCAGATCATCATCGCTGGTACGCTTGAGTCCGGCGATAATTTCGCGGATTTTGTCCTCCTGCTCCTCTCTGGCATAGTCTCTGTACAGAAGCCATGCTTCTTCCTCTGTATTTCCAACCAGTTCTTCCATTTGCATACTGATTAGACGCCCTTCATTGCCAAGCTCATTGATATAGCGCTTGATCTCCATCTTAATCCGCAGCACCATTTCCACACGCTGAATCACTCCGACTACCTCAGCTACAGTAACAATCCCCTCATACTCCGAAGCCGAAAGATTAGTCAGACTCTGTGTAAGAACGGCTCTATACTTTTCCAGCGTTTGAATCGCCTGATTGGCCTTGGCCAGGATCGATCCGATTTCTTTGAGCGCATACCGGATGGAGCCCTGATAGAGCGTGATGATGTTCCGCCGCTGGGAGATGGAAACTACAAGCTTGCCTGTCTGCTTGGCAACACGCTCGGCTGTCCGGTGCCGGATGCCTGTCTCGATGGAGGAGATGGAGGAATCAGGAATCAGCTGTGTATTCGCATAGAGAATCCGCTTCAAATCCTCGCTTAATATAATCGCGCCGTCCATTTTGGCCAGCTCATATAAGTAATTGGGCGAAAAATCACAGTTAATGGAAAAACCGCCATCTACAACTTCCATCACTTCAGGACTATATCCGACAACAATAAGCGCGCCTGTCTTCGCCCGAAGCACATTCTCCAGGCCTTCCCGGAAGGGTGTTCCCGGCGCCGCCATTCTGAGCAGATCATTCATATTTTCTAATTCCTTCATTGTTCAGTGCCCCCTAATCTAACGCGACCGCTAGTGCATCTGCTACGGTGCTGACGCCAATAATCTGGATATCCTGCGGATGCTTCCAGCCTTTCATGCTTTTTTCGGGCATTATGACTCTCCGGAAGCCCAGCTTAGCAGCCTCCTTGACGCGTGTCTCCGCACGGGAAACTCCCCTTACTTCTCCAGTAAGTCCAACTTCGCCAAAAAAAACATCATAAGGCTTTGTCGATATATCACGAAAGCTGGAAGCGATACTGACGGCTACCGCCAGGTCAATGGCTGGCTCATCCAGCTTCACCCCGCCAGCAACATTGAGGTAAGCATCCTGATTCTGCAGAAACATCCCCATCCGCTTCTCGAGTACCGCAATAATAAGTGCCATTCTTTGATGATCCATTCCGGTGCACATCCGCCGCGGGGATGGGAAGTGGGTGGCGGCTACCAGCGCCTGAAGCTCGACAAGCACGGGTCTTGTTCCCTCCATACTGGCAACAACGGCTGATCCGGCTACCCCCAGCGGGCGCTCCGACAAAAAGAGCTCGGATGGATTCTCCACCTCGGTAAGCCCGATTTCCCCCATTTCAAAAATACCGATCTCATTAGTGGAACCAAACCGGTTTTTGACCGCACGCAGCAACCGGTACGTATGGTGCCGCTCACCTTCGAAATAGAGCACACAATCGACCATATGCTCCAGCATTCGCGGCCCTGCAATGGCCCCTTCTTTTGTTACATGTCCAACCAGGACCGTGGCAATTCCGCGAATTTTGGCAATCCGCATGAATCTTGTTGTACATTCCCGAACCTGCGTCACACTGCCGGGTGCGCTTGTCACTTCGGGCATAAATACGGTCTGAATAGAGTCAATGACAAGAAATTGGGGCTGGATTTGTTCAATGGCTTCTTCGATGCTCTCCATATTTGTCTCACACAGCACATACAGCTCTGCGGACAACGCCCCGAGGCGGTCTGCACGCAGCTTCGTCTGCCGGACTGATTCTTCTCCTGAAATATACAGTACACGCAATCCCTGAGTGGTTAGTGCATGGGAGGTTTGCAGCAGGAGCGTCGATTTACCGATCCCTGGAT
This genomic window contains:
- the ispF gene encoding 2-C-methyl-D-erythritol 2,4-cyclodiphosphate synthase; amino-acid sequence: MIAVGQGFDVHQLVEGRPCIIGGVTIPYEKGLLGHSDADVLLHAVSDAILGALGLGDIGRHFPDTDPAFKDADSLKLLEQVWALARKRGYRLGNIDSTIIAQKPKMAPYIPQMTEIIANVLGAETSKVNVKATTTEQLGFTGRGEGIAAQSIVCLLQDVISS
- the ispD gene encoding 2-C-methyl-D-erythritol 4-phosphate cytidylyltransferase, which encodes MSNSVGAVIVAAGRGTRMGTVESKQYLLLQGKPIIVHTLEVFQRHPLISEIVLVTGKEDVDRCREWVKTYRLNKVISVVTGGSERQHSVHVGLRHLKTTWVMVHDGVRPFVQIDEITACYEHAKEIGASVLAVPVKDTIKQVDEAGKVLSTPDRRSLWAIQTPQTFRLSELLVAYESAERDGFLGTDDSSLAERSGIPVAVVEGSYANIKITTPEDLDFAEFTQRSRGEVQT
- a CDS encoding PIN/TRAM domain-containing protein is translated as MWKKLTLMLAALCGAWSGYTLYHAAERGFPAGMDKLGDSLPVQGSLLFAVLGAIIFLFAGTLCAEWGGSKLRETVQYYSHIPMNELAAGAAGLTGGLLLSLLLYPAMAWLGKAGELLQVAATLTFGYVGLRIGLEKKDELASLWTTGRWGQAPEPEGRGLEEHKILDTSVIIDGRIADICKTGFIEGTIVIPEFVLEELQHIADSSDLLKRNRGRRGLDILNKIQKELDVKVLIYEGDFEEISEVDSKLVKLAKVLRGKVVTNDFNLNKVCELQGVSVLNINDLANAVKPVVLPGEEIIVQVIKDGKEHGQGVAYLDDGTMIVVEGGREYIGTTMEVLVTSVLQTSAGRMIFAKPKLMEKAQ
- the pssA gene encoding CDP-diacylglycerol--serine O-phosphatidyltransferase, with the protein product MIQKSIPSLFTIGNLMLGMFGIMMAFDGKLSMAAIMVIIAMLLDGLDGRVARALKCESEFGKELDSLSDVVSFGVAPALIMYITSLQDLNSALGWTVTAIFPVFGALRLARFNVRPGIPGYFVGLPIPAAGGVLATLALFHKDVSAPFMIVATLLLSYLMVSTVKYPNFKKVGLPKKAVVGSPVVIVIAVAVAVIFPEQISKVIFVLLALYALYGFKQNIDRLTARRRHRRRRRAEDKVYQSKNG
- the disA gene encoding DNA integrity scanning diadenylate cyclase DisA translates to MKELENMNDLLRMAAPGTPFREGLENVLRAKTGALIVVGYSPEVMEVVDGGFSINCDFSPNYLYELAKMDGAIILSEDLKRILYANTQLIPDSSISSIETGIRHRTAERVAKQTGKLVVSISQRRNIITLYQGSIRYALKEIGSILAKANQAIQTLEKYRAVLTQSLTNLSASEYEGIVTVAEVVGVIQRVEMVLRIKMEIKRYINELGNEGRLISMQMEELVGNTEEEAWLLYRDYAREEQEDKIREIIAGLKRTSDDDLMDDNHIARLLGYSSTAISSEEVVTPRGYRLLNKIPRLPNVIIHNLVERFEMLPNLMTASIAELDEVDGIGEVRARNIQDGLKRLQKQVLIDRQM
- the radA gene encoding DNA repair protein RadA, coding for MAKPKTKFFCTECGYESPKWFGKCPGCQAWNSMVEETESVVKTQGMNAPIFQSKEKAQSIINIESDKEPRILTGIGELNRVLGGGIVPGSLVLVGGDPGIGKSTLLLQTSHALTTQGLRVLYISGEESVRQTKLRADRLGALSAELYVLCETNMESIEEAIEQIQPQFLVIDSIQTVFMPEVTSAPGSVTQVRECTTRFMRIAKIRGIATVLVGHVTKEGAIAGPRMLEHMVDCVLYFEGERHHTYRLLRAVKNRFGSTNEIGIFEMGEIGLTEVENPSELFLSERPLGVAGSAVVASMEGTRPVLVELQALVAATHFPSPRRMCTGMDHQRMALIIAVLEKRMGMFLQNQDAYLNVAGGVKLDEPAIDLAVAVSIASSFRDISTKPYDVFFGEVGLTGEVRGVSRAETRVKEAAKLGFRRVIMPEKSMKGWKHPQDIQIIGVSTVADALAVALD